Proteins from one Fragaria vesca subsp. vesca linkage group LG6, FraVesHawaii_1.0, whole genome shotgun sequence genomic window:
- the LOC101306068 gene encoding hevamine-A-like has translation MASKSTFSVAILLLFLAVGSNAGGIAIYWGQNGNEGTLAETCGSGNYQFVNLAFLSSFGNGQTPTINLAGHCDPSTDECTKLSPDIKSCQAKGIKVILSIGGASGSYSLASSDDARQVATYLWNNFLGGQSSSRPLGDAVLDGVDFDIEGGSDQYWDDLARYLSGYSNKGKKVYLTAAPQCPFPDAYVGNALNTGLFDFVWVQFYNNPPCQYTSGDISNLENGWKQWTTAIPAHKIFLGLPAAPQAAGSGFIPATDLNSQVLPAIKNSAKYGGVMLWSKYYDDLDGYSSSIKNDV, from the coding sequence ATGGCTTCCAAGTCTACATTTTCAGTGGCAATATTGCTACTATTTCTAGCTGTTGGATCCAATGCAGGTGGAATTGCTATATACTGGGGCCAAAATGGGAATGAAGGCACATTAGCGGAAACTTGTGGTTCAGGGAACTACCAATTCGTAAACTTAGCTTTCCTCTCATCATTTGGTAATGGCCAAACCCCTACCATAAACCTTGCCGGTCACTGTGACCCCTCCACTGATGAATGCACCAAGTTGAGCCCCGATATCAAGTCCTGCCAGGCCAAAGGCATTAAGGTCATACTCTCCATAGGAGGAGCTTCAGGGAGCTACTCATTGGCGTCATCCGACGATGCTCGCCAAGTTGCTACTTACTTGTGGAACAACTTCTTGGGAGGGCAGTCCTCTTCAAGGCCGTTGGGAGATGCAGTTTTGGATGGAGTTGATTTTGACATTGAGGGAGGGTCTGATCAATATTGGGATGACCTCGCGAGGTACCTTTCCGGTTACAGCAACAAGGGCAAGAAAGTTTACTTGACTGCTGCTCCACAGTGTCCCTTTCCTGATGCTTATGTTGGAAATGCACTCAACACAGGCCTCTTCGACTTTGTTTGGGTGCAATTCTACAACAACCCTCCTTGCCAGTACACTTCTGGAGATATTTCAAACCTAGAAAATGGTTGGAAGCAATGGACTACTGCCATTCCTGCACATAAGATTTTCTTAGGACTTCCTGCCGCACCCCAAGCTGCTGGTAGTGGATTTATTCCAGCGACTGATCTTAACTCACAAGTCCTTCCGGCTATCAAAAATTCAGCAAAATATGGAGGTGTCATGCTTTGGTCCAAGTATTATGATGATCTCGATGGATACAGCTCCTCCATCAAGAATGATGTCTAG